A genome region from Brassica oleracea var. oleracea cultivar TO1000 chromosome C2, BOL, whole genome shotgun sequence includes the following:
- the LOC106323674 gene encoding RING-H2 finger protein ATL11-like: protein MNLLNCTITGHHGSVLQLHLFLLLLSGHDSAQATHVESDMYEKSYRLDPTMKILMLVMASVFFTLGFSSIYIRRWIERITGINNTHSVDAGGNWLSLSHPQARGFEASVIETFPTFQYSTVKTLKINKEALECPICLNEFEDAEILRLVPKCCHVFHTDCIDAWFQSHATCPLCRANLVPVLGESVVSIQIPGLTDDAPCSELTGGRNTVLGSPDARLIDSVALTCNQSMPRRSLSTGWNLAEIFTTSQHEGNLDRFTLRLPEDIHNKLVDRSHSKGHVAFPHMMSSSSGYRTRGLENDANYFYYERFDQDGRLDRRPFSITPPYRTCSMKSPFDWFFLEKNNIGERSSDHLRSGHDNSSGDQVV from the coding sequence ATGAACCTTCTCAACTGTACAATCACTGGTCATCATGGTTCGGTATTACAACTACACCTCTTTCTCTTACTCTTATCCGGCCATGATTCGGCTCAAGCCACTCACGTCGAGTCAGATATGTATGAAAAAAGCTATCGGTTGGACCCAACCATGAAAATACTCATGCTCGTCATGGCAAGCGTTTTCTTCACTCTCGGGTTTTCCTCCATATATATCCGTAGGTGGATTGAGCGAATCACTGGGATAAACAACACACACTCCGTCGACGCTGGTGGTAACTGGCTTTCCCTGAGCCACCCGCAGGCGCGTGGATTCGAGGCATCGGTCATTGAGACTTTTCCGACGTTCCAATACTCAACGGTTAAAACGCTCAAGATCAACAAAGAGGCCCTTGAATGTCCTATTTGCTTAAACGAGTTCGAGGACGCTGAAATCTTGCGTTTGGTTCCTAAATGTTGCCACGTGTTCCATACTGATTGTATAGATGCTTGGTTCCAGTCTCACGCCACATGTCCTCTATGCCGAGCAAATCTCGTCCCTGTACTGGGAGAATCAGTTGTTTCTATCCAGATACCCGGTTTAACCGATGACGCTCCCTGTTCTGAATTAACCGGTGGTCGGAATACGGTTTTGGGTTCTCCGGATGCGAGATTGATTGACTCGGTGGCGTTGACCTGTAACCAGAGTATGCCACGTAGGTCTTTGTCTACCGGTTGGAATTTAGCCGAAATTTTCACCACCAGTCAACATGAGGGGAATCTCGACCGGTTCACACTTAGGTTACCGGAAGACATTCACAATAAGCTCGTGGACCGGAGCCATTCAAAAGGCCACGTGGCGTTTCCTCATATGATGAGTTCATCAAGTGGGTACAGAACCAGAGGCCTAGAGAATGATGCAAACTATTTCTACTATGAACGGTTTGACCAAGATGGTCGGTTAGACCGTCGACCATTCTCCATAACTCCTCCGTACCGGACATGTTCGATGAAATCACCGTTTGACTGGTTTTTTCTTGAAAAGAACAACATCGGTGAACGTTCGTCCGATCACCTTCGCTCCGGCCATGATAACTCATCGGGAGACCAAGTTGTATAA